The genomic stretch tcgcgccgcgtgcacagggtggcgccgcgaacaggtggactgaatggtaagatgttttgatacgcacaggtcgcgccgcgtacctgtgttggcgccgcgaaggcgtaacttttcctcgcgtcgcgccgcgtgtagaggttggcgccgcgaaggcgtaatttttcctcgtttcgcgccgcgtgtggatgttggcgccgcgtgctgtgctgtttgagatttttgttaaagtttaacggtgtataactttttaactgttagtctgtttgatgtgccgtttcgaacataatGAGACTAATTCGGTGAGACATGCAATAAaacagtgtttgagttgtgactcgaatttaatttaaacacttgatttaattggttgtggtggtttatattgttattgcattggttgatgattatgattgttcagttgtttggtgttgatgattagcatgcggtatgtgatgcatgcatttcataatcatgttgtgggctgtatcccttatggtggtgggacagcggtagctaattcccattgtgtggaattggtgagagaagtagccgaatctttatggtggtggatcggtgagatgggttatcccatgtttggtaccacatgcatttagttgcattgcattaggttgttgtgtataattgtaacatgaatggaagttgtccaatgttataatttgtgtgtattttggtatgaatgttgctatattatctgaatataattgatttgggtgaataatgtatggatgaagttgtattgtttatatacctataacatttgttaatgcgaatgaaactcacccttactgttgttatttttcagattgaggagtagcttgtgtacttggtgaggattagctcgtcaagtagttcgttagagtcggttgggtcagtgtcatgctctggtcgtgtaacaccgggaacgttattttagaattggctgataaacttctgttttgtttatggtttatggttgaattatgagtcttcgactccagatgtttgattattcagttgttaagaagattccgctgtgttaacatgctacctgaataatttttggtttatcgttcctttatggcatgacatgaatattgtttattttgttggcgttgtaatactcttcttcatgttttactctgattttaatgttaattttccgcggggtttagaagggtgttacaaagagaacccagaataatctcagcccatactctataaaatggcctcaaggtgcctgtgttattagagtcaatcccagaagacttagagatttgtttttcaactattgaccaatcaacagatgtatgtcgaaaaccagaccaaccttcttcatcattcagattgtatagcttcctgatcagtttttcagagataaccacttcatgccctagcacgaatgaaatgatggccgttggggtaaccgttgcatgtacccagaaatccttcacaagatcaggataaattggaccaaccaatctattgagatacttggaccatccttgctcaaggattcttgcatcacacttaaagccattcgctttaagattgttgaagtccacagcagtttcacataaaacctccaagtccttcgtgggtatcaagcaagttttcaaaggagcatattcataatttcgtagaaggatttgtgaagaagtaagtctttcttttgaggaagatgaacaggaggaagagttcatgatgataatgctttgagatcaaaaacagaaaactagggtttgaagagaaatgcaacgaagtgaatgcacaaaagagagagaaagagagaaaaagagggaatgaagatgaagcgggttatttaaaagatttaaaaagaaatcattatgcatttaatgagaaatgacattaggagagagagaacacagtaaatgaaatgatttaatacagttacctaggtcggcgtcttttcaactgcacgctttgaactaaccgtacagacacgtgttcaccataagataatagatgacagctgtaaatttcagaatagactttacgactttagattctgatcactgcttctgatctgatcaactttctcttttggaaacactccttctgaagtgtgctgatataaatctgaatgatcttctgatccattacttctgacatacacagcttctggaggttcacttctttgttctgcagcttctgataagacaaaactgtatctgcagaaattcttaagcttcttgtttcattagaaacaagtttatcatcaaaccagatatttattgattcgtccacagtCAATGAttcaattttgtatattctgaagcatttagagcatttagaatactcaagaacgaaacatcattgctctagaaacaaacaaaacagatgatttcaagactgataaactatcttttctgatctccttcagacaaagtttcttcaacagatttaagtaccagaacttggaagacagtccttcttcccttcaagtgttgagaccaacttgagtccaggagacatgtcatgttgtgctttgtcctttttgcagtcaaggatatctgcaataggaataatcttatccttaggtacccacattttcttgggtcctttcttgttagattttctcaagttctgattgaacttgggtttaacattgtaagcaataggaggaacagcatgataatttttaatgtgagtttcatgatatttcctaggttgtgtcacatgctttttggtgtgtgttatgtgaaaactttgagcatgtgaagtgtgcctaatatcatgggagtggccatacttgaactgatcatacaatggcttgtatgtgagtttcatttcatcaacaggttcaagtttgtatggggtttcaccctcaaaaccaatgccgactcttttgtttccagacacagcatatatcatagaagctagctgacttctgccaatacttctagataagaacttcctgaaacttaaatcatattctttcagaatatggtttagactaggagtggatttttctgaatcagaaggagatccaacattattggataattttaaaagtttttcttttaattcagaattctccaactcaagcttctttgtttcaaattcaaatagctttttcagctttttgtatttgagactaatctgagacttgagttccagaagttcagttagaccggaaactaactcatctctagtaagttcagaaaatacctcttcagaatctgattctgatgtagattctgatccgtcatcttctgtcgccatcagcgcacagttagcctgctcatcttcagagtctgaatcatcttctgactcatcccaggttgccataagacctttcttcttatgaaacttcttcttgggattttccttctgaagatttggacattcattcttgaagtgtccaggctcattgcattcatagcacatgaccttcttcttgtcaaatcttctgtcatcagaagattctccacgttcaaatttctttgaacttctgaagcctctgaacttcctttgcttggtcttccagagttgatttagtcttctggagatcaaggacagttcatcttcttcttcagattctgattcttcaggatcttcttctctagcctgaaaagcgttagtgcatttcttgatattggattttaatgcaatagacttacctttcttttgaggctcatttgcatccagctctatttcatgacttctcaaggcactgataagctcttccagagaaacttcattcagattctttgcaatcttgaatgcagtcaccataggaccccatcttctgggtaagcttctgatgatcttctttacgtgatcagccttggtgtatcccttgtcaagaactctcaatccagcagtaagagtttgaaatcttgaaaacatcttttcaatgtcttcatcatcctccatcttgaaggcttcatacttctggattaaagctagagctttagtctccttgacttgagcatttccttcatgagtcattttcaaggactcatatatgtcataggccgtttccctgttagatatcttctcatactcagcatgagagatagcattcagcaaaacagttctgcatttatgatgattcctgaagagctttttctgatcatcattcatttcttgccttgtcagctttacgccactggcatttactggatgtttgtaaccatccatcagaagatcccatagatcaccatctagaccaagaaagtaactttccagtttatctttccagtattcaaagttttcaccatcaaataccggcggtctagtataaccattgttaccgttgtattgctcagcagagccagatgtagatgcaggtgtagacttttcactttcatcaaccatcttttactgaagcgtttttctcttcctgaatcttttctaaacacggttaagtgcttgcaccttagaaccggcgctctgatgccaattgaaggatagaaaaacacttagaaagggggggtttgaataagtgtagctttaaaaacttgacagataaaaataaattgcacagatatttttatcctggttcgttgttaactaaactactccagtccacccccgcagagatgatttacctcaactgaggatttaatccactaatcgcacggattacaatggttttccacttagtcagcaactaagtcttccagagtcttctgatcacacactgatcactccaggaacaactgcttagataccctctaagacttttctagagtatactgatccacacgatcactctagttacaacctgcttagataacctctaagacttcctagagtattctgatccacacgatcactctagttccttacaacttaatgtaatcaattctaagagtattaaaaatgcttcttaaaagctataatcacaaactgtgatatttctcttaacgtttaagcttaatctcactaatatattacaacagcaatgtagtgagctttgatgaagatgaagattctgagctttgaatttgaacagcgtttcagcaagttaatttgagttgttttggtgcagaatcgttaaccttgcttcacatcagaacttcatatttataggcgttggagaagatgaccgttgagtgcatttaatgctttgcgtgttccgtacaacatcgcatttaatgttatacgcttttgtcaactacctcgagccttgttcacgctgtgtctactgacgtagcctagaatagcttttaacgttccttttgtcagtcagcgtagcttgccacttgtacttccttctgatctgatgtttgtgaatacaacgtttgaatatcatcagagtcaaacagcttggtgcatagcatcttctgatcttctgaccttgaagtgcttctgagcgtgataccatcagaacttcagtgcttctgttctcttgttcttctgatgcttccatagacccatgttctgattctgcttcgaccatcttctgatgtcttgccagaccatgttctgatgttgcatgctgaaccttttgagacaaagcttctgagcgctgaattatgcgtactctttatatatttcctgaaaaggaaattgcattggattagagtaccatattatcttaagcaaaattcatattattgttatcatcaaaactaagataattgatcagaacaaatcttgttctaacacactcgtgcttaaaagcttagagtgacattacataaacacaaactaattccaatgcaatcatcaaggacaattgcatggatcacacgagacagttacagaacagtAGTTCTTCATAATACACAATCTTCAGTCTgcgttccaaaataggattgcagtcctttttatatgcagtcttgggccttgggcttttaaAGAAACatattagggttaacaaagttaacctaattcacacgccaactgtctgttacacaatgtgctgtcagtaggatcttctggacgaaatatgcagcactcaataaaaagtttcctaaactgataaaagggataaatcaggaaacatatttaataaacaataacagctcctgctgtcacacacggatgtcatgacatcgatcatgacatttactacaaaacctgtattagcttcacacatatgcaacctgcataaaacaacaaacaaccaggtatgttttaccattaatgcagccaacatgaaaaacaCCTTCagtctccccctttggcaaattttttgctaaaacaacctgtcacaccataccagagaaatacttgcagcggacacaagataaccaaaacacaataaaacaagCTAATACAAAACAGACAgcatacatcaccagtatgcacacagtgcttaGACAAAACCAGACAGACTACCACAAGAGTAGCACAaacacaaacagatcaacacaaaagaTAAGCAAATtagtattgttgatcacacacaaccaccattcttgttgttttGGGGTGACATGAATTACTTCTCcacctgtttggccacaaaagaTGCCAAAGCCAAAAAAAAGACTCCTCTCTCAACAAGTTTAAATAAGTCCAAAAATTTAAACTGACCGAAATTAAATAAAACAGACGGAACTAAATGCAAaagaacaaatcaaacaaaaacaaaaacaaaaacaaaacaaattggACTCTAGCTGCAATTACTGCTCAGATTCAGACCCATCTGAGGTGTCTGAATAACTTTCTTTCTCAGAGTCATCAACAGGACTAGCACTTTCTTCTTCCAATTCTTGTTCATCTTTATCTTCCATCTCTTCAGTATCTGCAAACTCCTCATTCTCATCCATTTCCAGAGTACGTATCATTTTTCCAATAGATATTTTTCTAGATTCCAGTTCTTTGCAAGTCTCTTTTGGCATTGCTATAACTTCTGCTTTACTGATTGATGCTCCAGATTTGGAAGTTTCAGCTGATGTCATGACAATGTCTGGAACATGCTTACCCTGAAACAGTTTGTAATGGAAGGCCAAGGGACTTTCTCATTTGCACACTACATCATGTTCATTGAGAATGTTTGAATACTGATCCAGAATTATACCACACAAGAGGGATGGAAAGGCAATTGGAACCTTAATACTGAAGCTTCCAGCATGCTTCATGGTTTGGTCAAAAATATATGCTCCATAATCAAACTTTGCCTTTGTTCCTACAGCATACAGAAATCTACCAAGCACAGTTGAGATAGTGGACTTATGATTTGTTGGAACCCAATTAGCTGCTCCTATCTTGTGAAGCATTGCATACTTGATGCTCAGCTTACTTGCAGTTAGCTTCTCTTTCATGGGCCAGCTTTTTACCTGCTTGGCTGTGATCACTTGACAGACTTGGCTATCTGTTACTTCCAGCTCGGTTTGTGCTTCATCTGTTCTTCCCAAGAATTTATTAATCACAGAAGAGAGAACGATACACACTTACCTCTTACAAACACCTTTCTGTAGTCTGCATTCCTGTTGTTGCCACAATCTTCAGATAGGTTTACCACAAATTCTTTGACCAGCTTCTCATAACATTTGGGAAGATTGCACACAGTTTTTAGCAGTCCAGCTTCTTGAATCAGCTCTAAGACCTCCTTGTTTTCAAGAGCATTTGGAGCCAATTCCCTTTCAACAGCCAATCTCTTTAGAAGAACATACTTCCATCTGCTGGCACTAGAGGCAAAGTGGAAAGACACATTATCCATGGGAACTTCAGGAATACTAGCAGCAAGCTTACTGGTTGTAGGCTTCTTCCTCGATGGAATGTAAGGGACATTCACTTCAACATCAGATTCAGGTTCAACAATTTCCCGCTCCTTTCGTTTCTTTGGAATGACCCTGCTCCAAGATTTTGATGGACCAACCCCTTTACTCTTGGTTACAACTTTGCTCTTGACAGGACCTGCAGAAGTACTCTTCTTCCTGACAGTGTCTTTGGCAGGGTTGTTTACTTGAGTGCTCCTTTTAGGAGATCCTTGGACAACAGCTTTGCCTTTTCTTCTTGTCATTAGCCTGTTGGCTACACTAGGATTCAAGGAGGTAAGTAATTCGTCGTCAGAGTACTCATCTAAGTCTACCACATTAGTATCAGTTTCAGTATTGGCCTTAGGGTGCTCATTATTGTCGATGTCATTGACATCCTCGGTAACATTGGTATTCTTAGCAAACCCTTGTTCATCCTTGTTGATTTCTAGGTCACTATCAACGGTGTGAACAGCCTCAACCTTATTGGTGTTATTGAGGGGATCAACCATTATGGTTTGAAGAGGAATAGATATTCCAGGCACTTGATGATTCTCCTTCAGAATACGAGTGACAATCCTGGTAATTACGCTATCGACATATTTGGatccttctttagtaagttcctcCATGGTAGCAGATGCTGAGGATTTAGTACCCTTGTTGTGAATACCCTCCTTGGGCCGTTTTGCATGAGTCGTTTTAGGCTTTGTGGCATTTACTTCGTCACTGCTAATCGTCCTTAAAGGGACAACCTTAAGAATTCTATtagggttagaggactcttccggTGTTGCCGAGTCTGAAACGGGAGAATCATCACTCGATTGCTGAGACATTCCGAAACTTAGAGAGCTAGAACTTGTTAGACGCCTGTGAGAACAATTGAAGTAGATCAACCTCAGAGAGTAGCTAGCAGAACTACTAGGAAAGTTTGTCGTTTTTAGAATACTAGGGGATCGAGGGAGCTTTATATGCACACTGAGTGAGGGAAATTTCAAAACATGGATTTTTACAAAGCCCAAGTAGTATTCCCTCACGTGGGTTAATTGCTATAATATGTTTTGGTAGCAGATACCCAACATACCCTTTTCTGCCACAATGTCTTTAGATGTTGTTGCAACATTCTCTGTGACATTGCTTTCAGATAGTCTTTTAGGATCATTGCTCACATTTGACTTTTCCAGTTTTCTTTCCCGATCTGTAATGTCCATCACAAGGTTTACTCTTTCTTCTAGCAGAAATCTATTGATACTTCTGTACTCCCTTACTTTTGCACACAGTTTCTCATTCATTAAATAGGTCTCAGTAAAACCAGTAGACAGTTCACTTATGGTGAGATCTCCAACATAGGATTCTTCATCAGACTCATCAGATTCGTGATGGTAAACTTTTAATTCTTCTTTGATCATGGAGTAGTCAGAGGGGTGGACAGGTGTGTCAGGCTTCCATAGATAGCAATTATCCTTAGATCtaaatcccttcatgacttcctcaTTTGCTTCATTAGTGATGATGCACTCATCTTTGGTGAACCTAACATTAAATCCTTCATCACACAACtgactgatgcttataaggtttgcagccagtccttgtacaagtagAACATTGTTTAGATTAGGTATACCCACCCCTTCTGTCTtcccaacacctttgacttctcttatatCTCCATCACCCAGAGTTACATAGTTGTTTCCTTCCAATTTGAGATCTACTAGAGAGTTCTTCCTCCCGGTCATGtgatttgaacaaccactatcaaggtaccaatcttcttttgcTGGCATccttagagaagtgtgtgctaccAGAGCTACATTCTTAGTTGCCCATCTTTGCTTTCTGTTGTAGGTGTTAAACTCAGGTTTGGCTCGATGAGTGTGGTCTGGATATCCAACTATTCTGAAGCAGAACGGTTTTATGTGACTAAATCTCCCACAGTGATAACACCTCCATTTTTGGAACCTTTTCTTTGAATGCCTCCTTCttatgtttccttgatgttgtgacatttggattgacatctggttagtcacaCATGTCTTGGGTTCTGTCCTCCTAAGTCCAGAGATTAATTCCTCTTTAACCACAAATCCCACTCCATACATGTCTCATGCtctttgtccagattccagaGTTTCTTCTAGAGAATCAGATAcattgttcagcattttgaatgacttggtcatttgatcaagtttgtggttcaacatgcttacttcactactgaaAACATCAACAGGACAATTCAAATaagcagatgaagtagttactgaatcCGGCGCAGGAGTGCCAATAACcatgcttccatttatttcagatatttctaaattcagtCTCTTAGCGCaaaccaaagaaataaaagagtgagtttctccagtatctataattgcaaccaaaggtgtgccatgaatgaaacacgtacctttaattaatctatcctctggagtagtctctgatccCGACAAAGCAAAAATCTTTCCTCCctcttggttcttcttcggtttaggacactatGGGCTAATGTGACATTCTTCAccgcaattgtaacaagtcacaatcttcttcttacaatcagcagcaacatgacccactttctcacacttgaagcactttttctggttcagcttgcattcattcctacggtgcccagcctcaccacagttgtagcacctgacaaaagcactagagtctcccccactaggcttcttccaaccaccagtctttggattacttCTACCATACGGTTTACCTttttccataggcttcttcccctttctgtcaactaacttgcgagagtgagatgacttcagcttaaggttatcttcatcgaagatcctactacagtccaccaagttaAAAAATCTCtgaatcctctgatacctgattccttgcttaatctcatcacggagaccattctcaaacttgatgcactttgagaattcactagcttcatcattgttgtagtgaacgttgtacttcgccaactcaacaaacttcgaagcatactctggtaccgtcatattaccttgaaccagcttcaaaaattcaatttccttccggCCTCGTACGTCCTCAGGGAAataccttctcaaaaactctctcttgaacacagcccaagaaatatccACACCATCAGCCTCCAATTCAACTCTGgtcgccatccaccagtcattaTTTTCTTCGGATAACATATGCGTatcatacctcactttcaggttttcagcacaatcaatgactctgaaaatcctttcgatctcctttagccacttctgagcaccttcaggataatgcgtacccttgaacaacggaggattgttcctctgaaaattccccagttgcctgtcagcaccaattcctgCTCCTccggcatttcctcccagcacaccagcaatcatgcatagagcctcagcgatagcatcatcatttcttcctcctcttccaaccATTGCTCTTCTTAAATCACaaacaatttaatcagaacaaaagtatatataagttaactcttactagtcgcatacataggaaggactgacactaagactctggtcacaacgaccgactatgctctgataccactattgtaacacccctttctaaaccccgcgacaaattaaataagtttattcagagtacatgaaaataagggtgccacaattcaaaaattaattaaacatcgttcagttatgtcatgcattcactaaggcaatcatcatcaattaaaaacatttcatgttaacacagcgaaaTTAAATCAtacagattaagtttaacatctttaaaacttatccttcaaaacatcaaataataaccaaagttataaaacataaactctaaacatcgcgtccccagtgttacaaatattagagcatgacacttgacgctaactaaacaactgactcatgagctaatcctcaccgagtcaaacagccgctatcctcaa from Vicia villosa cultivar HV-30 ecotype Madison, WI linkage group LG4, Vvil1.0, whole genome shotgun sequence encodes the following:
- the LOC131596984 gene encoding uncharacterized protein LOC131596984, which translates into the protein MSQQSSDDSPVSDSATPEESSNPNRILKVVPLRTISSDEVNATKPKTTHAKRPKEGIHNKGTKSSASATMEELTKEGSKYVDSVITRIVTRILKENHQVPGISIPLQTIMVDPLNNTNKVEAVHTVDSDLEINKDEQGFAKNTNVTEDVNDIDNNEHPKANTETDTNVVDLDEYSDDELLTSLNPSVANRLMTRRKGKAVVQGSPKRSTQVNNPAKDTVRKKSTSAGPVKSKVVTKSKGVGPSKSWSRVIPKKRKEREIVEPESDVEVNVPYIPSRKKPTTSKLAASIPEVPMDNVSFHFASSASRWKYVLLKRLAVERELAPNALENKEVLELIQEAGLLKTVCNLPKCYEKLVKEFVVNLSEDCGNNRNADYRKVFVRDEAQTELEVTDSQVCQVITAKQVKSWPMKEKLTASKLSIKYAMLHKIGAANWVPTNHKSTISTVLGRFLYAVGTKAKFDYGAYIFDQTMKHAGSFSIKGKHVPDIVMTSAETSKSGASISKAEVIAMPKETCKELESRKISIGKMIRTLEMDENEEFADTEEMEDKDEQELEEESASPVDDSEKESYSDTSDGSESEQ